A region of Vigna radiata var. radiata cultivar VC1973A chromosome 10, Vradiata_ver6, whole genome shotgun sequence DNA encodes the following proteins:
- the LOC106775596 gene encoding CASP-like protein 1E1 — translation MEGQRKGSFNVMEGSEANGKRWCGSVVRTCDLVLRLLAFLLTLVAAVVIGADKQTAVVPIKLVESMPPLYVPVAAKWHYLSAFVYFVGANAMACTYATLSLLLSLGKRRKWMETVITVLDTLMVALLFSSNGAAIAVGLLGLQGNSHVHWNKVCNMFGKFCDQVAASLFISLLGSITFLLLLLLPQLFRLKQTT, via the exons ATGGAAGGTCAGAGAAAGGGTAGTTTCAATGTAATGGAAGGGAGTGAGGCCAATGGCAAAAGATGGTGTGGATCAGTAGTGAGAACTTGTGATTTGGTTTTGAGACTTTTGGCCTTTCTACTCACTCTTGTGGCTGCTGTTGTCATTGGGGCAGATAAACAAACAGCTGTTGTGCCAATTAAACTTGTGGAATCCATGCCACCTTTGTATGTTCCTGTTGCTGCTAAGTGGCATTATTTGTCTGCATTTGT GTACTTTGTGGGGGCAAATGCAATGGCATGTACATATGCAACATTGTCTCTGTTGTTGAGTCTTGGAAAGAGGCGTAAATGGATGGAGACAGTGATCACTGTGTTGGACACATTAATGGTGGCTTTGCTCTTCTCTAGCAATGGAGCTGCCATTGCAGTTGGCCTACTTGGCTTGCAAGGAAATTCACATGTTCATTGGAACAAAGTGTGCAATatgtttggaaaattttgtgACCAAGTTGCTGCTTCTCTTTTTATATCATTGCTTGGATCAATAACATTCCTCTTGCTGCTTCTGCTTCCTCAACTTTTCAGACTTAAACAAACAACCTAG
- the LOC106775036 gene encoding E3 ubiquitin-protein ligase MIEL1: protein MERSVIERLDFGKMGYGCKHYRRRCRIRAPCCNELYSCRHCHNEATSMLSKPLDRHELVRQDVEHVVCSVCDTEQPVAQVCTNCGVRMGEYFCSICKFFDDETGKEHFHCDDCGICRVGGRENFFHCKKCGSCYSNGLRDNHLCVENSMRHHCPICYEYLFDSLKDTAVMKCGHTMHSECYHEMIKRDQYCCPICSKSVIDMSRTWKRIDEEIEATVMPEDYQNRKVWILCNDCNDTTEVYFHIIGHKCGHCNSYNTRAIAPPVLPQ, encoded by the exons ATGGAACGTTCTGTCATCGAACGTCTTGATTTTGGGAAGATGGGATACGG GTGCAAACATTACAGAAGAAGATGCAGGATTCGAGCTCCATGTTGCAATGAGCTCTACTCTTGCCGTCATTGTCATAACGAGGCAACG AGCATGCTGAGCAAACCTCTTGATCGTCACGAACTCGTTCGCCAGGATGTTGAACAT GTTGTTTGTTCAGTTTGTGATACAGAGCAGCCA GTTGCCCAAGTTTGTACAAACTGCGGTGTCAGAATGGGAGAATATTTTTGCAGCATCTGCAAATTCTTCGATGATGAG ACCGGGAAAGAACATTTTCATTGTGATGATTGTGGGATATGCAG AGTGGGTGGTCGTGAGAATTTTTTCCACTGCAAGAAGTGTG GGTCTTGCTATTCAAATGGTCTGCGTGATAATCATTTGTGTGTGGAGAACTCCATGAGGCATCATTGTCCCATTTGCTATGAG taCCTTTTTGACTCATTGAAAGACACTGCTGTTATGAAATGTGGTCACACGATGCATTCTGAATGTTACCACGAGATGATAAAGCGCGACCA GTATTGCTGTCCCATATGCTCCAAGTCGGTAATTGACATGTCTAGGACATGGAAGAGAATTGACGAAGAG ATTGAAGCAACTGTCATGCCTGAGGACTATCAGAACAGAAAG GTTTGGATACTCTGCAATGACTGCAATGACACAACTGAAGTTTACTTCCACATTATTGGGCATAAATGTGGTCACTGCAACTCATACAATACTCGTGCAATAGCTCCTCCTGTTCTACCTCAGTGA
- the LOC106774490 gene encoding lipase, whose product MGKTRWLILVILLYLCAFSNGRGLKTRHKNHPYEYNHTLATILVEYASAVYLSDLTELFTWTCDRCDGLTKGFDMIELVVDVEHCLQAFVGVAEDPRAIIIAFRGTNEHSLQNWIEDLYWKQHDINYPGMDDAMVHRGFYTAYHNTTIRPAILDAIERAKKFYGEIQIIVTGHSMGGAMASFCGLDLTVNKNEKNIQVITFGQPRVGNAVFASLYSELVPHTVRVTNDHDIVPHLPPYYYYLPQKTYHHFPREVWLYNIGLGSLVYSVEKICDGSGEDPNCSRSVAGNSIADHLVYYGVEMGSDEPSSCRIVMNPSIQNASIKDSRGNIILYRDHVTPIIKLSGESDNQKNPINVD is encoded by the exons ATGGGGAAAACCAGGTGGTTGATATTGGTTATCCTTTTGTATTTGTGTGCATTCTCTAATGGCAGAG GGCTAAAGACCAGGCATAAAAATCATCCTTACGAATACAATCATACTCTTGCTACAATATTAGTGGAATATGCTTCTGCG GTATACTTGTCAGATTTAACGGAACTTTTTACATGGACGTGCGACAGGTGTGATGGCTTGACCAAG GGATTTGACATGATAGAGTTAGTTGTTGATGTCGAGCATTGCTTACAG GCATTTGTTGGAGTGGCCGAGGATCCTCGCGCCATCATCATTGCATTCAGAGGAACAAATGAACACAG CTTGCAAAATTGGATTGAAGATTTATACTGGAAGCAGCATGATATAAATTATCCTGGCATGGATGATGCAATG GTACATCGTGGTTTTTACACTGCATACCACAACACAACAATACGTCCTGCAATTTTGGATGCTATAGAAAGGGCAAAGAAGTTTTATGGAGAGATTCAAATTATAGTAACAGGGCATTCAATGGGAGGGGCAATGGCTTCATTTTGTGGTCTTGATTTGACG gtaaataaaaatgaaaaaaatatccaaGTTATAACATTTGGACAACCTCGTGTTGGAAATGCTGTTTTTGCATCTCTCTACAGTGAACTAGTTCCACATACAGTCCGAGTTACAAATGACCATGATATCGTACCGCATTTGCCTccatactattattatttaccGCAGAAGACATACCACCACTTCCCTAGAGAG GTATGGCTTTATAACATTGGATTAGGTAGTCTTGTATACAGCGTGGAGAAGATTTGTGATGGATCTGGCGAGGATCCGAATTGCAGCAG GTCAGTAGCTGGGAATAGCATTGCTGATCACTTGGTCTATTATGGCGTTGAAATGGGATCAGATGAGCCTAGTTCATGCAGAATTGTTATGAATCCTTCTATTCAGAATGCTAGCATCAAAGATTCAAGAGGAAACATAATCTTATACAGAGATCATGTTACCCCTATCATCAAATTGAGTGGAGAGAGTGACAATCAAAAAAATCCTATCAATGTCGATTGA